In Mycolicibacterium phocaicum, one DNA window encodes the following:
- a CDS encoding glycosyltransferase family 2 protein: MTEVTPVVSVVTITYNHEEFVAEALQSFVDQEVDFPIEVIVADDASTDRTPEIIQLYTDRYPQLFRPVLRSKNVGAFSNLIDALSASRGTFIALCEGDDYWTDPHKLAKQVAYLREHPDTSVCFHPVRVIWTDGSAPDSIYPPTHRRRNLTVDALFKWNFIQTRALTPDGGHGIWIKQLLAA; the protein is encoded by the coding sequence ATGACCGAAGTGACGCCTGTCGTCAGCGTGGTGACAATCACCTACAACCACGAAGAATTTGTCGCTGAGGCACTGCAGAGTTTCGTCGATCAAGAAGTCGACTTTCCTATAGAAGTGATCGTCGCCGACGATGCCTCGACGGACCGCACGCCCGAGATCATCCAGCTCTATACAGATCGCTATCCGCAGCTGTTCCGCCCAGTTCTGCGCTCGAAGAACGTCGGCGCCTTTTCGAATCTCATTGATGCCTTGTCCGCTTCGCGTGGCACCTTCATTGCCTTGTGTGAGGGCGACGACTATTGGACGGACCCGCACAAACTCGCAAAGCAGGTCGCCTATCTGCGGGAGCACCCCGATACGTCTGTCTGCTTCCACCCGGTGCGGGTTATTTGGACCGATGGTTCGGCACCGGATTCGATTTATCCACCGACGCACCGCCGACGGAACCTCACCGTCGACGCACTGTTCAAATGGAACTTCATCCAGACGAGGGCCTTGACCCCGGATGGTGGACACGGGATTTGGATTAAGCAGCTTCTGGCAGCGTAA
- a CDS encoding MMPL/RND family transporter translates to MAIIAAWIGLAVVLFLALPPLTDVATRHPPDFLPSDAPTLIAGNAMKNAFREADAGNVAIVLLTNEHGLNASDEDVYKRLVDALNADRTNVKSTQDFIHIPELRQVMMSKDGKSWQLPISLVGNMGTAPGQAAYREAMTTVRKVVQGSDLELNVVGAAATFEDITEIGAHDQHLIETSTGILVFAILIIVYRSVVAMLLPLVTIGVSLAVAQQVVAGLGLLGLGLAPQTIVLMTGMMMGAGTDYAIFLFSRYQEFVRHGEDSDRALISALTSIGEVIAGSAGTVAITFLALSFATLGVFATIGPALSATVLIGFLASVTMLPALIVLVGRRGWIKPRKDMTGRFWRRSGVHIVRRPVTHLAGSLAVLLALAGCATLVDFNYDNRKDLPEDAASNAGYEALNKHFPVSTTMQQFVLIQSAHDLRAPKALADLEQMAQRIGQLPNIDAVRGITRPTGDVLEQAKATYQAGEVGSKLKDASNLIHGNESNLQKLVDGEYQLADALNQIRTQVLGSIQPIRTMLSQMSAIQSRYGGSKTIDDLDKSAKMVSEMTSLGDAIGGQLVRVGDVYKWSSRALDMLNATPFCNYYQACNELRAGLQNVSDGNDPETVQKVINLGHMLQQYKSDPGMDDKVRGIGTNIESVTKLLKQLRLYDTGDLDRRLQQAVEGVNLLADSSKQLADGVKLLVDQVRTMGGGLNQASSFLLGMRRDANTPQMAGFYVPPEILGRNEFEKAATLFVSPDGHTVRYLVQTALDPFGVEAMDQTNAIVKAAETALPNTTLSDAKVSMIGLSAVNRDLRDYYNSDIQYIVAVTLIVVFLILVQLLRAVVAPLYLVLSVVLSYGSALGIGVVFFQFILGEGINWSVPGVAFLVLVAVGADYNLLLISRIRDEAKYGVPSAIVKTVAATGGVITSAGLIFAASMLALTVSSILSAVQTGFIIGVGLLLDTFIVRTVTVPAIAALLRDANWWPSKSPRRIREEAALAAAVADNERRDAERRARHESDEPGPCPDCGYEASCDACQMTTAFDVAGAAQYGRGSFA, encoded by the coding sequence GTGGCGATCATAGCCGCCTGGATCGGTCTTGCCGTCGTGCTGTTTCTTGCGCTTCCGCCACTGACCGATGTCGCGACGCGGCATCCACCGGACTTCCTGCCCAGCGACGCACCGACACTCATTGCCGGAAACGCGATGAAGAACGCGTTCCGCGAAGCGGACGCGGGCAACGTGGCGATCGTCCTGCTGACCAACGAACACGGTCTGAACGCTTCCGATGAGGACGTCTACAAACGACTTGTCGACGCGCTGAATGCCGACCGGACGAACGTCAAGTCGACTCAGGACTTCATCCACATTCCTGAACTGCGTCAGGTCATGATGAGCAAGGACGGGAAGTCCTGGCAGTTGCCCATCAGCTTGGTCGGCAACATGGGTACCGCGCCCGGACAGGCCGCCTATCGCGAAGCCATGACCACGGTCCGCAAAGTGGTCCAGGGCAGCGATCTGGAGTTGAACGTCGTCGGTGCAGCGGCGACATTCGAAGACATTACCGAGATCGGCGCCCACGACCAGCACTTGATCGAGACGTCCACCGGCATCCTGGTGTTCGCAATTTTGATCATCGTCTACCGGAGCGTCGTGGCGATGCTGCTGCCGCTCGTGACCATCGGCGTCTCATTGGCTGTGGCACAGCAGGTAGTCGCCGGACTTGGCCTATTGGGGCTCGGCCTCGCACCCCAGACCATCGTGCTGATGACCGGCATGATGATGGGTGCAGGAACCGACTATGCGATCTTCCTATTCAGTCGATATCAGGAGTTTGTCCGGCACGGTGAAGATTCCGACCGTGCATTGATCTCGGCGTTGACGTCCATCGGTGAGGTGATCGCCGGTTCGGCGGGCACGGTGGCCATCACCTTCCTGGCGCTGTCGTTCGCCACGTTGGGCGTGTTCGCGACGATTGGGCCGGCACTGTCCGCGACGGTTCTTATCGGCTTCCTCGCGTCGGTGACGATGCTGCCTGCGTTGATCGTGCTGGTTGGCCGGCGTGGCTGGATCAAACCGCGCAAAGATATGACCGGTCGGTTCTGGCGCCGGTCGGGCGTCCACATCGTGCGTCGCCCGGTCACGCACCTGGCCGGCAGCCTCGCGGTGCTGTTGGCGCTGGCCGGCTGCGCCACCCTGGTGGATTTCAATTACGACAACCGCAAGGACTTGCCCGAGGACGCGGCGAGTAATGCGGGCTATGAGGCATTGAACAAGCACTTCCCGGTCAGTACGACCATGCAGCAGTTCGTGCTGATTCAGTCGGCGCACGACCTGCGCGCGCCGAAGGCACTCGCAGACCTTGAGCAGATGGCCCAGCGCATCGGCCAGCTGCCGAACATCGATGCGGTCCGCGGTATTACGAGGCCCACCGGCGATGTGCTGGAGCAGGCCAAAGCGACGTATCAGGCCGGTGAGGTCGGCAGCAAGCTCAAGGACGCGTCGAATCTCATTCACGGCAATGAGAGCAATCTGCAGAAGCTGGTCGATGGCGAGTACCAATTGGCCGATGCGCTGAACCAGATTCGGACCCAAGTCTTGGGTTCGATTCAGCCGATCCGCACCATGCTGAGCCAGATGTCCGCGATTCAGAGCCGGTATGGCGGCTCGAAAACCATCGACGACTTGGATAAGTCGGCCAAGATGGTCTCCGAAATGACGTCGCTCGGTGACGCGATCGGCGGACAGTTGGTTCGCGTCGGCGACGTCTACAAGTGGTCCTCGCGGGCACTCGACATGCTCAATGCCACACCGTTCTGCAACTACTACCAAGCCTGTAACGAGCTGCGGGCCGGACTGCAGAACGTCAGTGACGGCAATGATCCCGAGACGGTGCAGAAGGTCATCAACCTCGGTCACATGTTGCAGCAGTACAAAAGCGATCCCGGTATGGACGACAAGGTCCGGGGGATTGGCACCAATATCGAAAGCGTCACCAAACTGCTCAAGCAGCTTCGGCTCTACGACACCGGTGACCTCGACAGGCGGCTGCAGCAGGCAGTTGAGGGTGTCAACCTTCTTGCTGATTCGAGCAAGCAGCTTGCCGACGGCGTCAAGCTGTTGGTCGACCAGGTCCGGACGATGGGCGGCGGCTTGAATCAGGCCTCGTCGTTCCTGCTCGGTATGCGACGCGACGCCAACACCCCCCAGATGGCTGGTTTCTACGTTCCGCCAGAAATTTTGGGCCGGAACGAATTCGAAAAAGCGGCCACGCTATTCGTCTCACCTGACGGTCACACCGTGCGCTATCTGGTTCAGACCGCTCTGGATCCATTTGGCGTGGAAGCCATGGACCAGACCAACGCCATCGTCAAGGCCGCGGAAACCGCACTACCCAATACGACACTGTCCGACGCCAAGGTGTCGATGATCGGCCTGTCGGCGGTGAACCGAGACCTGCGCGACTATTACAACAGCGACATCCAGTACATCGTGGCAGTCACGCTGATCGTGGTCTTCCTGATTCTGGTGCAGTTGCTGCGCGCGGTGGTGGCACCGCTGTACCTCGTGTTGTCAGTGGTGCTGTCGTATGGGTCAGCGTTGGGCATCGGCGTGGTGTTCTTCCAGTTCATCCTGGGTGAAGGCATCAACTGGAGCGTGCCCGGTGTGGCGTTCCTGGTGCTGGTCGCGGTGGGTGCCGACTACAACCTGCTACTGATTTCCCGAATACGTGACGAAGCGAAATACGGCGTTCCGTCAGCCATCGTGAAGACGGTCGCGGCCACCGGCGGTGTCATCACATCGGCCGGTTTGATCTTCGCCGCATCGATGCTTGCCTTGACCGTCAGTAGCATCCTCAGCGCCGTTCAGACGGGCTTCATCATCGGTGTCGGCCTGCTGCTCGACACCTTCATCGTGCGTACCGTCACCGTGCCGGCCATCGCGGCGTTGCTGCGTGACGCCAACTGGTGGCCGTCGAAGTCGCCGCGGCGGATTCGGGAGGAAGCGGCACTGGCGGCGGCTGTGGCCGATAACGAACGACGTGATGCAGAGCGTCGCGCTCGGCACGAATCCGACGAACCCGGACCGTGCCCGGATTGTGGGTATGAGGCGTCCTGCGATGCCTGCCAGATGACGACGGCGTTCGACGTCGCAGGGGCAGCGCAGTACGGGCGCGGATCTTTCGCCTGA